CGGGCCGCTATAGGGCATCGTCTGTCCGATCCTGATCTCGGTATCGCCGGCGCCGGGATCGTATTTGCGCTCGTCGGCGAGCAGGTCGGCGGCAGCAAACAGACCGAGGCTGACGATCGCAATTCCGATTGCCGGTCTGCATCGGCTCTTAAGCATTGCGTGCATCCATCCGGCATTCCCGACTGCTGCAAACCGACTCCATAGCATCAGCGTGCGCATGCAGTATCGCGATGTGGTCGGGCGTTTTGCCCGAAGCGGCGTCGAGATATTCCCGGCTGATCAGTGAGCCAGCTCGCAGTAAAGGCGTGAGCTCCGCGCCCGGCACTTCGCGCCGCATGCGCGCCGTCGCGTCGTGACGCGCCGCTGCGAATGATGCGCAATCGCAGCAAACTATTCGCGTCGATCGGTGTCGCGCGACTCGTTCGGCGGTTCATCCTCTCATCAAAAAAAGATCGGCAGTGCGAATAATGTTCACGCCTTGCGCCCCAGGCCGCGCACCACATGTCCGCACCGCAATTCTTGGGTGAGGTTTGGGTTCCCAAACCGCCCAGTTGCGAATTGTGGAGACAAGACTATGGACTTCCTCGGTTTTCTTAATGGTTCAGGTTTAACCCAGCCTGCCATTTGGATCGCTGCAGCGGTCGCATGTGTGATCCTGCTGCGCATATCGAACGTATTTCGCTACATTCCCAACAATCAGGTCGGTATCGTCGAGAAGCTGTGGGCGATCAAGGGCTCGATCGATGACGGCTTCATCGCGCTGAACGGCGAGGCCGGCTACGAGCCGGAAGTGCTGCGCGGCGGCCTGCACGTGATGTTTCCCTTCATGTACCGGATCCACCGCTCGGACCTCGTGACCGTCGGCCAGGGCAAGATCGCCTATGTGTTCGCGCGTGACGGCGCGCCGCTGGAGCCGTCGCAGGTGCTCGGCGCCAACGACACCGAAGACAAGTCGGACTTCCAGGATGCGCGCCGCTTCCTGCTCGGCGGTGGCCAGAAGGGCCCGCAGCGCAAGATCCTGCGCGAAGGCACCTATGCGATCAACACCACGCAGTTTGCCGTCATCACCGACGAGCGCGTCTACGGTCATGCGCTCAGCGAGCGGGAACGCGGCGTGCTGGAGAGCATGCAGCTGACGATCACCGAGCGCTGGGGCTTTGCGCCCGTCGTGCTGGCGGCCGATCACGACCTGGTCGGCGTCGTCACCGTGCATGACGGCCCGTCGCTGCCTCCGGGCGAGATCATCGCGCCCGAAGTCGGCATCGAGCTGCGCGATACGTCGACCTTTCACAACAATTTCCAGGAGCCCGAGAAATTCCTGAGCGCCGGCGGCTATCGCGGCCGCCAGCTCCAGGTCATCGTCGAGGGCACCTGGTACATCAACCGCCTGTTCGCGACCGTCGAGGCCGTGCCGAAGACGGTGATCCCGGTCGGCAATGTCGGCGTCGTCATCTTCTACACCGGCCCGCGCACCAACGACGTCTCGGGCGAGCAGTATCGCCATGGCGAGCTGGTGCTCAACGGCAGCCGCGGCGTCTGGAAGGACCCGCTGCTGCCGGGCAAGTACGCCTTCAACACCTATGCCGGCAAGATCGAGGTGATCCCGACCGTCAACTTCATCCTGAAATGGATGCGCGGCGAGGTCGGTGCGATGAAGCTCGACGAGAACCTGTCGGAGATCTCGCTGATCACCAAGGACGCGTTCGAGCCGACGCTGCCGCTCTCGGTGGTGATGCATATCGACTACAAGAAGGCGCCGATGATCATCCAGCGCTTCGGCGACGTGAAGAAGCTGGTCGAGCAGACGCTCGACCCGATGGTCAGCGCGTTCTTCAAGAACATCGCGCAGAAGATGACGCTGATCGAACTGCTGCAGAACCGCGCCGCGATCCAGGCGGAGGCGGCGCACGACATGAAGGCGAGGTTCGAGAGCTATTCGCTCGACCTCCAGGAGGTGTTGATCGGCACGCCGCGCGCGGCCCCCGGTGACCACACCATCGAGAACATCCTGATCCAGCTCCGCTCGCGCCAGATCGCGCGCGAGCAGATCGAGACCTATCAGGAGCAGGAGAAGGCCGCGGTGCAGGAGCGCGCGCTGAACGAGGCCAAGGCGACGGCGGCGGCGCAGACCGCACTGACGCAGTCGCTGATCCAGGTCAAGGTCAACGAGAACGAGGGCGCGGCTGCGCTCGCCCGCGCGCAGAAGGATGCCGAGACGAGGAAGGTGACCGCGGCCGCGGTCGGCGAGCAGTCGCGGCTCGAAGGCAAGGGCGAGGCCGACCGGGTGCTGGCGGTCGGCGCCGCCAACGCGCAGGCGACCAAGCTGTCGGTCGATGCCTATGGCGGGCCGGAATACCGGCTTGCCGAGCAGAACTTCGCCAAGTTCGCCGATGCGCTGACGCGCATCAACCAGCCGCTGGTGCCGCAATTCCTGATGTCGGGCGGGCAGGGGCAGGAGGGCGGCAGCGCGGGGCTGATCCCGACTGCGATGCTGAGCTCGATGTTCGGGCAGATGATGCCCGGCGCATTGGAGAAGTTGAAGGACGAGGCACCGAAGGCCGTGCGCCGCACCAACGGCCAGTGATGCAGTGATGGTGCGGTGAGATAGCCGGGCCACCGCCGCGAAGGAAGTGCGCTCCCTCTCCCGCTTGCGGGGGAGGGCTGGGGCGGAGGCTCTTTCCACGAGTCACGTCGAGGAGATAGCCCCAACCCGCCGCAAGCATAGGGCAGTTGCATCTGCGTCTTTGCCAGCCGCGCAGATGCTTGGCCTCGTGGTTCGAGATGCGGACAACAATCACCTTCGGTGGCTA
This Bradyrhizobium sp. CCBAU 53421 DNA region includes the following protein-coding sequences:
- a CDS encoding SPFH domain-containing protein, with protein sequence MDFLGFLNGSGLTQPAIWIAAAVACVILLRISNVFRYIPNNQVGIVEKLWAIKGSIDDGFIALNGEAGYEPEVLRGGLHVMFPFMYRIHRSDLVTVGQGKIAYVFARDGAPLEPSQVLGANDTEDKSDFQDARRFLLGGGQKGPQRKILREGTYAINTTQFAVITDERVYGHALSERERGVLESMQLTITERWGFAPVVLAADHDLVGVVTVHDGPSLPPGEIIAPEVGIELRDTSTFHNNFQEPEKFLSAGGYRGRQLQVIVEGTWYINRLFATVEAVPKTVIPVGNVGVVIFYTGPRTNDVSGEQYRHGELVLNGSRGVWKDPLLPGKYAFNTYAGKIEVIPTVNFILKWMRGEVGAMKLDENLSEISLITKDAFEPTLPLSVVMHIDYKKAPMIIQRFGDVKKLVEQTLDPMVSAFFKNIAQKMTLIELLQNRAAIQAEAAHDMKARFESYSLDLQEVLIGTPRAAPGDHTIENILIQLRSRQIAREQIETYQEQEKAAVQERALNEAKATAAAQTALTQSLIQVKVNENEGAAALARAQKDAETRKVTAAAVGEQSRLEGKGEADRVLAVGAANAQATKLSVDAYGGPEYRLAEQNFAKFADALTRINQPLVPQFLMSGGQGQEGGSAGLIPTAMLSSMFGQMMPGALEKLKDEAPKAVRRTNGQ